Proteins encoded together in one Musa acuminata AAA Group cultivar baxijiao chromosome BXJ3-6, Cavendish_Baxijiao_AAA, whole genome shotgun sequence window:
- the LOC135640434 gene encoding oligopeptide transporter 5-like isoform X9 produces MKLTQLRYWGVLLACALVVLFLLPEGVMEATTGQGFSTKLLLEIIIGYLQSGKPIANITFTTYGSTALITAKFFIVQLKLAHYMKIPPKVMFLIQILGSLLPCLVSFSVGWWFLYSVKNICHPELLPKGSPWTCS; encoded by the exons CTTCGCTATTGGGGAGTTCTATTAGCTTGTGCCTTGGTGGTTTTATTTTTGCTTCCAGAAGGTGTCATGGAAGCTACGACCGGTCAG GGATTTTCAACTAagcttttattagagatcattatTGGGTACTTGCAATCGGGTAAACCTATTGCAAATATAACATTCACAACATACGGCTCTACTGCACTTATTACGGCAAAATTTTTCATTGTACAACTGAAGCTAGCACATTACATGAAGATTCCTCCAAAAGTAATGTTCTTGATACAG ATTCTCGGTAGTCTACTACCATGTCTGGTTAGCTTCAGTGTTGGATGGTGGTTCTTATACTCAGTGAAGAATATATGTCATCCAGAATTATTGCCCAAGGGAAGTCCTTGGACATGCTCTTGA